The Benincasa hispida cultivar B227 chromosome 9, ASM972705v1, whole genome shotgun sequence genome has a segment encoding these proteins:
- the LOC120086526 gene encoding ubiquitin carboxyl-terminal hydrolase 18-like, protein MHVSGVTLDLNWFLQLILSLFFVIFGLLYLVKNTASKYFEVDANFEASSGGATAGRGDGTDCNSMSGGGGASMADAVCVVCGKLGSKKCSRCKAVRYCSPTCQEIHWKAGHKTKCKDFQTRRNTDDCETANTHRDSKTSTIGSKNFSAISLVPSHRASKPIKQPKDILFPYDEFLDLFYWDKHQFHPCGLLNCGNSCFANVVLQCLSFTRPLFAFLLEKGHRNECVHDDWCFFCEFQTHVERACRSAQPFSPNNIILRLPNIGGNLGYGRQEDAHEFMRFAIDRMQLACLDEFGGEKAVRPHSRETTIIQHIFGGQLQSQVICTNCNNVSNQHENMMDLTVEIHGDAASLEECLDQFTKIEWLHGDNMYKCDGCNDYVKASKRLTIRQAPNILTIALKRFQSGRFGKLNKKVTFPETLDLSPYMSEARDRSDVYRLYAVVVHVDMLNASFFGHYICYIKDFCGNWYRIDDCKVFKVDLEEVLSQGAYMILYSRILPRSSSLQTIESMGNNQLQKENVGADLCANGRVESDKPGLGDRICSSSSESIDGCMHSDNFTGPPDIQPQPVRLYSEDMDGDTLELSTSSDVSVCTHKAAFGVNSEAVRDDNVRDADLRDFGTSSSVPKDFGKDCPLLLNYDPLVTIPLDTRTASSNGHSHSAVPMEVSYCGEDVSVNNLRTARDDSEDTDMISCETSSLAHDDVNVRVNGHIHGAETVPLLDHTSTQLSANNQNNYSIQPDICC, encoded by the exons ATGCACGTCTCTGGAGTAACCTTGGATCTCAATTGGTTCTTGCAATTGATTTTGTCTCTCTTTTTTGTTATCTTTGGATTGCTGTATTTGGTGAAGAATACGGCCTCTAAATACTTTGAGGTCGACGCCAATTTTGAGGCTTCCAGTGGAGGAGCAACGGCGGGAAGAGGCGACGGCACCGACTGTAACTCAATGTCCGGCGGCGGCGGCGCTTCCATGGCCGATGCTGTATGTGTCGTCTGTGGTAAGTTGGGCTCGAAGAAGTGTTCGCGGTGTAAGGCCGTTCGATACTG TTCACCAACATGTCAAGAAATTCATTGGAAAGCTGGCCACAAGACAAAGTGCAAGGATTTTCAAACACGTAGGAATACAGATGATTGTGAAACTGCAAATACCCACAGGGATTCCAAAACTTCTACTATAGGGAGCAAAAATTTTTCTGCAATTTCATTGGTACCTTCTCATAGGGCCTCTAAGCCTATCAAACAACCAAAAGAT ATTCTTTTTCCCTATGATGAATTTCTGGACCTCTTTTACTGGGATAAGCATCAGTTTCATCCTTGTGGACTCTTAAATTGTGGCAATAG TTGCTTTGCCAATGTGGTTCTACAGTGTCTGTCCTTCACAAGACCACTTTTTGCCTTCCTTTTGGAGAAAGGACACAGAAATGAAT GTGTACATGATGATTGGTGTTTCTTTTGTGAATTTCAAACACATGTTGAAAGAGCTTGTCGAAGTGCTCAACCCTTTTCGCCCAATAATATTATCCTGCGGTTGCCTAATATTGGTGGAAATCTTGGTTATGGAAGGCAGGAAGATGCCCATGAGTTTATGAG ATTTGCTATTGATAGAATGCAACTTGCGTGCCTTGATGAGTTCGGTGGAGAAAAAGCTGTTCGTCCTCATTCCCGAGAGACGACCATTATACAGCATATTTTTGGTGGCCAACTTCAGTCCCAA GTGATATGTACGAATTGCAACAATGTCTCCAACCAGCATGAAAATATGATGGATTTGACTGTTGAAATTCATGGGGATGCTGCATCATTGGAGGAGTGCCTTGATCAATTCACGAAAATAGAGTGGCTGCATGGTGATAATATGTACAAATGTGATGG GTGCAATGACTATGTCAAGGCATCAAAACGTCTTACGATTAGACAGGCTCCTAATATTCTTACAATTGCCTTAAAGAGATTTCAG AGTGGAAGATTTGGGAAGCTCAACAAGAAAGTAACATTTCCTGAGACTTTAGACCTTAGTCCTTATATGAGTGAAGCCAGAGATCGTTCAGACGTGTACAGGCTTTATGCAGTAGTTGTTCACGTCGATATGCTGAATGCTTCATTTTTTGGTCACTATATCTGCTACATTAAGGACTTCTGTGGAAATTGGTACAGGATTGACGATTGTAAG GTTTTTAAGGTTGATTTGGAAGAGGTGCTATCTCAGGGAGCGTACATGATTTTGTACTCCAG GATTCTCCCGCGATCTTCAAGTCTTCAAACTATTGAATCTATGGGGAACAATCAGCTACAGAAAGAGAATGTAGGAGCGGATCTTTGCGCAAATGGACGAGTTGAAAGTGATAAACCAGGACTTGGGGATCGCATTTGTTCGTCGAGTTCTGAGTCAATCGATGGCTGTATGCATTCTGATAATTTTACTGGGCCCCCTGACATTCAACCACAACCCGTGAGATTGTATTCTGAAGATATGGATGGAGATACACTCGAGTTGTCTACATCAAGCGATGTTTCTGTTTGCACTCATAAGGCAGCATTCGGAGTAAATTCGGAAGCTGTAAGGGATGATAATGTCAGGGATGCAGATCTGCGTGATTTTGGAACTAGTTCATCTGTTCCTAAGGATTTTGGAAAGGATTGTCCTTTATTGTTGAATTACGATCCTTTGGTAACAATTCCACTAGATACAAGAACAGCAAGTTCAAATGGTCATTCTCATTCAGCTGTTCCAATGGAGGTTTCTTACTGTGGTGAGGACGTTTCGGTGAACAATCTCAGAACTGCAAGAGACGATTCAGAAGATACAGATATGATTAGTTGTGAGACGAGTTCTCTTGCACACGACGATGTCAATGTACGTGTCAATGGACACATACATGGAGCTGAAACTGTTCCTCTCTTGGACCACACCAGTACACAACTGTCTGCAAATAATCAAAATAACTATTCAATTCAACCAGACATCTGCTGCTGA